In Scatophagus argus isolate fScaArg1 chromosome 14, fScaArg1.pri, whole genome shotgun sequence, the following proteins share a genomic window:
- the flrt1a gene encoding leucine-rich repeat transmembrane protein FLRT1, giving the protein MAPVGVTKLQARLFMLFLCLTLHVGMLQFAAATIQGYIGDMDMICPSVCRCDEDFIYCNDRGLSSIPSLPPSASVLYLQNNHINNPGLPTSLEHHLAVRVVYLYDNELDEFPLHLPPSVRELHLQDNNIRTIPRSALARMPLLEKLHLDDNSISTVSIEDQAFADNPRLRLLFLSRNHLSSIPSGLPASLEELRLDDNRISTIPTHAFRGLTSLRCLVLDGNLLANQRIADDTFSRLSNLTELSLVRNSLQTPPVNLPSAHLQRLSLQDNALTHMPRGSLDGMRRLQRLDLSGNNLTTLPRGLFKDLDSLGQLLVRGNPWHCGCNLRWLYDWLHARGNSITVRGLTCHGPDRVRDMALIDLTSEMEECEVVRTAGTRDKTIGGGVDSSTTQTPPQGSLFTLRSKRPGLGFPDSGLDYTLSSSGVGKSLALNVKPLSHNSVRVTWSVAQPSSSFRLSWLRLGTGNAMGSITETLVRGDRREYLLTSLQPHSSYIICMVPLPASSESKGAVSGDADSDEALVCAKAETSDLSPLEEEEEEEEDSQQMTVLPLAGIIGGATAIVSLALIFGIFCWYGHRTGHLCPRDHYTRSSSRKSKTYDDYIESGTKKDNSILEIRGPGFQMTPMAACQPMQPKPLREDYIIHTIFPSNGTGLYKGANHVSNAGHGTNRGYREGGIPDIDYCYT; this is encoded by the coding sequence ATGGCACCTGTAGGAGTGACTAAACTGCAGGCTCGGCTCTTTATGCTGTTTCTTTGCCTGACATTACATGTTGGCATGCTTCAGTTTGCTGCAGCCACGATTCAAGGGTACATTGGGGACATGGACATGATATGCCCATCTGTATGCAGGTGTGATGAGGATTTTATCTATTGTAATGATCGTGGCTTGAGCTCCATCCCATCACTGCCTCCTTCAGCATCTGTCCTCTATCTTCAGAACAACCACATAAACAATCCGGGATTGCCCACCTCGTTGGAGCACCATCTTGCTGTGCGTGTGGTCTACCTCTATGATAATGAACTGGATGAATTCCCCCTGCACCTGCCACCATCTGTCCGTGAACTGCATTTGCAGGACAACAACATACGCACTATTCCTCGTAGTGCGCTGGCTCGGATGCCCTTGCTAGAAAAACTCCACTTGGATGACAATTCTATTTCCACTGTCAGTATTGAGGACCAGGCCTTTGCTGACAATCCAAGGTTGCGCCTACTTTTCCTTTCACGCAATCACCTGTCTAGTATCCCTTCAGGATTGCCTGCCTCTCTGGAAGAACTCCGTTTGGATGACAACCGAATCTCCACTATCCCAACCCATGCCTTCCGAGGCCTCACTTCACTTAGATGTCTTGTCCTAGATGGGAACCTTTTGGCAAACCAGCGCATTGCCGATGACACATTCTCCCGCCTTTCCAACTTGACTGAGTTGTCCCTAGTCCGTAACTCTCTCCAAACCCCACCTGTCAACCTGCCCAGTGCGCATCTGCAACGTCTGTCTTTACAGGATAATGCCCTGACTCATATGCCACGTGGTTCCTTGGATGGCATGCGCAGGCTGCAGAGGCTGGACCTGTCAGGAAACAACCTGACCACTCTGCCGAGGGGACTGTTTAAAGACTTGGACAGCCTTGGTCAGTTGTTGGTGCGAGGTAATCCGTGGCACTGTGGATGCAATCTGCGCTGGCTGTATGACTGGCTGCATGCCCGTGGTAACTCCATCACTGTGAGAGGTCTCACTTGCCATGGCCCCGACAGAGTGCGAGACATGGCTTTGATAGACCTCACCAGTGAAATGGAGGAATGTgaggtggtgaggacagcagggACCAGAGACAAAACGATCGGAGGTGGGGTTGATAGCTCTACCACTCAAACTCCTCCGCAGGGCTCTCTCTTCACTCTCCGCTCAAAGCGGCCTGGTCTGGGGTTTCCTGACTCTGGTTTAGACTATACTCTTAGCAGCAGTGGTGTGGGTAAGAGCCTGGCCCTCAATGTGAAGCCCCTCTCTCACAACAGTGTCCGTGTTACCTGGAGCGTGGCCCAGCCCAGCTCCTCATTCAGGCTGAGCTGGCTCCGACTGGGTACTGGGAATGCTATGGGATCAATCACGGAAACTCTTGTCCGGGGTGACCGTCGAGAGTACCTGCTTACCTCCCTGCAACCACACTCCAGCTACATCATCTGCATGGTGCCTCTCCCTGCAAGTTCAGAAAGCAAAGGGGCAGTTTCTGGAGATGCCGACTCTGATGAAGCTCTGGTGTGCGCTAAAGCTGAAACGTCAGACCTCAGcccactggaggaggaggaggaggaggaggaggactcaCAGCAGATGACAGTGCTGCCCCTGGCGGGGATTATTGGTGGGGCTACCGCCATTGTATCCTTAGCTCTTATTTTTGGCATCTTCTGTTGGTATGGGCATAGGACTGGGCATTTGTGTCCCCGTGACCACTATACTCGCAGCAGTTCCCGAAAAAGCAAGACTTATGATGATTACATTGAGTCAGGCACCAAGAAGGACAATAGTATCTTGGAGATTCGTGGTCCGGGTTTCCAGATGACACCAATGGCGGCTTGCCAGCCAATGCAGCCTAAGCCCCTACGAGAAGATTACATCATTCATACCATATTCCCCTCTAATGGCACAGGCCTGTACAAGGGTGCCAACCATGTTTCTAATGCAGGACATGGCACTAACCGTGGGTACAGAGAAGGAGGAATCCCAGATATAGACTACTGTTACACATGA